Proteins from one Aspergillus nidulans FGSC A4 chromosome VIII genomic window:
- the cap2 gene encoding F-actin-capping protein subunit beta (transcript_id=CADANIAT00002425), with amino-acid sequence MADAQFDSALDLLRRLNPRDTKQNLQAITSIVPDLTEDLLSSVDQPLEIRRCPKTKRDYLLCDYNRDGDSYRSPWSNEFDPPLDDGTVPSERVRRLEVAANEAFDVYRELYYEGGVGSVYFWDLDDGFAGVILLKKGVSPGGKHSGEWDSIHVFEATDRGRMAHYKLTSTVILHLSNENEALGEMDLSGNMTRQIEVDMNVDSDASHVANVGKLVEDMELKMRNLLQEVYFGKAKDVVGELRSIGPLSETNRDRATHQEMIRGLQR; translated from the exons ATGGCGGACGCCCAATTTGATAGTGCGCT CGACCTCCTCCGGCGCCTGAACCCCCGTGACACAAAGCAGAACCTCCAGGCAATTACCTCTATTGTGCCCGACCTTACCGAAGACCTTCTATCATCCGTCGACCAGCCGCTCGAGATCCGTCGATGTCCCAAGACAAAGCGCGACTACTTACTCTGCGACTATAACCGCGACGGCGACAGCTACAGATCCCCCTGGAGCAATGAGTTTGATCCTCCTCTTGACGATGGCACAGTACCGAGCGAGCGAGTGAGAAGGCTGGAAGTTGCCGCAAATGAGGCGTTTGATGTCTATCGCGAGCTGTACTACGAGGGCGGTGTTGGGAGTGTGTACTTCTGGGATCTGGACGATGGGTTTGCAGGTGTTATACTTCTGAAAAAGG GCGTGTCCCCAGGCGGAAAGCACTCTGGTGAATGGGATAGCATTCACGTCTTCGAGGCGACTGACCGAGGACGAATGGCCCACTATAAGCTCACTAGCACTGTAATACTTCATCTGTCCAATGAGAACGAGGCTCTTGGCGAGATGGATCTGAGCGGGAACATGACCCGGCAGATCGAGGTCGATATGAATGTTGATTCGGACGCAAGCCATGTCGCCAATGTCGGAAAGCTTGTGGAAGATATggagttgaagatgaggaacTTGCTGC AGGAGGTCTACTTCGGTAAAGCAAAGGACGTAGTTGGCGAGCTGAGGA GCATTGGACCGCTTTCGGAAACCAACAGGGACAGAGCCACCCACCAGGAAATGATTCGTGGACTGCAGCGGTAG
- the mph1 gene encoding 3'-5' DNA helicase (transcript_id=CADANIAT00002426) has protein sequence MRTAVAERDGHSTGQEQDFGDDEDLTAAIEASLQSFEEENRTEAKSANLKSSGDAPAFAPSDSVNLIDDIPDDAFDSDLSLSPPTTQAPKIPWTTSEARNRPLGVRQTTLFDIAARSSATQPLVGKQITVPPDKVEPPTQHKLNQDALETWVYPTNLGKTRDYQFNITQKGLFYNLLVALPTGLGKTFIAATIMLNWLRWTKSAQIIFVAPTKPLVAQQISACLRIAGIPRSQTTMLTGEAPPGIRAEEWKSKRVFFMTPQTLTNDLKSGIADPKRIVLLVVDEAHRATGGYAYVEVVKFLRRFNQSFRVLALTATPGSTVESVQAVIDGLDIARVEIRTEHSLDIREYVHARNTDIQTFQNSDEMILCMDLLSSTLQPLVDQLRTLNAFWGRDPMSLTPYGLTKARQQWMLSDAGRNAHFGLKNKINAIFTVLASMAHGIDLLKYHGITPLYRHLLHFQSNTDGKKGGKYQRQIVQDEHFKKLMNYLTPWTRNPEFIGHPKLEYLRQVVLNHFMDAGEGTHGAGNENQTATRVMIFVHFRDSAEEVTRVLKRYEPMIRPHVFVGQSSAKGSEGMGQKTQLDIIQKFKKGTYNTIVATSIGEEGLDIGEVDLIVCYDSSASPIRMLQRMGRTGRKRAGNIVLLLMQGKEEENYLKAKDNYEKMQQLIASGSQFTFHDDRSPRIIPRGIKPVPDKRHVDIPNENEASDLPEPKKRKGRVPKKPAKQFHMPDNVETGFTKASSLTGTSKPAAKPRTKQNETRKARIPTPEPVPVPDINDVLLTPAQQKELEQHYQNVGGTSPEFIRYPRSDAFPKLQSIGRPTKMVGHGSLTQRVVDALQRINQIGADCEERFKEVLDREAKLSFEESLLSSKCATAERRLSSANSGRKLNAPQFPLGDSGDIDTDVDFPSPSKLLSDILGYQQPKPFQPPRKVSRIEDDFNFPNPTALLTPDAERRDHPKRRRIVLDNDSDE, from the coding sequence ATGCGCACGGCCGTAGCCGAACGCGATGGCCATAGCACTGGGCAAGAGCAGGATtttggagatgatgaagaccTAACGGCCGCGATCGAGGCGTCTCTACAGTCgtttgaggaggagaacaGGACAGAAGCCAAGTCAGCCAACCTCAAAAGCTCTGGCGATGCCCCGGCCTTTGCGCCCTCGGACTCGGTCAACCTCATTGACGACATTCCTGACGATGCGTTCGATTCGGACTTATCCCTCTCACCACCAACGACGCAAGCACCGAAGATACCTTGGACCACTTCAGAGGCTCGAAATCGTCCTCTAGGTGTTCGTCAAACAACATTATTCGATATTGCGGCTCGAAGCTCAGCAACACAACCCTTGGTTGGTAAGCAGATAACGGTCCCGCCGGACAAGGTAGAGCCCCCGACTCAGCACAAATTAAATCAGGACGCTTTGGAAACATGGGTATACCCTACCAACCTGGGAAAGACACGCGATTATCAGTTTAACATCACCCAGAAAGGGTTATTTTATAACCTTCTAGTAGCTCTGCCTACAGGTTTGGGTAAAACTTTCATAGCCGCCACCATCATGCTTAACTGGCTACGCTGGACTAAAAGCGCTCAAATTATATTTGTCGCTCCAACAAAACCGCTGGTAGCTCAGCAAATATCTGCCTGTCTACGGATTGCGGGTATTCCACGCTCTCAAACGACCATGTTAACAGGCGAAGCTCCTCCTGGAATCAGAGCGGAAGAATGGAAATCAAAGCGAGTCTTCTTCATGACTCCCCAAACTTTGACAAACGATCTTAAATCGGGGATAGCCGACCCGAAACGAATCGTGCTACTCGTAGTGGACGAGGCTCATCGTGCTACTGGCGGCTACGCATATGTCGAAGTCGTCAAATTCTTGCGGAGGTTTAACCAGAGCTTTAGGGTTTTAGCTTTGACAGCAACACCCGGGTCCACTGTCGAATCGGTACAAGCCGTCATTGATGGCCTTGATATCGCCAGGGTGGAGATTCGCACTGAGCATTCACTCGATATCCGAGAATACGTGCATGCGAGAAACACAGACATCCAAACGTTTCAGAATTCAGATGAAATGATTTTATGCATGGACCTTTTGTCTAGCACACTACAACCGCTTGTTGACCAACTTCGTACACTGAATGCATTTTGGGGAAGGGATCCGATGTCGTTGACCCCATACGGACTCACCAAAGCGAGACAGCAGTGGATGTTGTCTGACGCTGGCAGGAATGCACACTTTGGCTTAAAGAATAAGATCAACGCAATATTTACAGTTTTGGCAAGCATGGCACATGGTATTGACCTGCTCAAGTATCATGGGATTACTCCTTTATATCGCCACCTGCTTCATTTTCAATCCAACACGGACGGGAAGAAAGGAGGGAAATACCAACGTCAAATTGTGCAAGACGAGCACTTCAAAAAGCTCATGAACTATCTAACTCCATGGACCAGGAACCCTGAGTTTATTGGACATCCAAAGCTAGAATACCTGAGGCAGGTTGTTTTGAACCACTTTATGGATGCTGGTGAAGGCACTCATGGAGCTGGTAATGAGAACCAAACAGCTACCAGAGTGATGATTTTCGTACATTTTCGGGACAGCGCTGAAGAAGTGACAAGAGTTCTCAAAAGATATGAGCCCATGATACGGCCCCATGTTTTTGTTGGGCAAAGCAGTGCTAAAGGCTCAGAAGGAATGGGTCAGAAAACCCAGCTTGACATCATTCAGAAGTTCAAGAAGGGTACCTATAACACGATTGTGGCCACCTCGATCGGTGAGGAAGGGTTGGATATCGGAGAGGTCGACCTCATTGTGTGTTACGATTCTTCGGCGTCCCCAATACGCATGTTGCAACGCATGGGACGGACTGGTCGAAAGAGAGCCGGTAATATCGTTTTGCTTCTTATGCAaggcaaggaggaagagaactATCTTAAGGCGAAAGACAACTATGAAAAGATGCAACAGCTTATAGCGAGTGGATCCCAGTTTACGTTTCATGACGATAGATCTCCGCGCATCATACCTCGTGGCATAAAACCAGTCCCTGACAAACGACATGTGGACATTCCCAATGAAAATGAAGCCAGCGACCTTCCGGAGCCGAAGAAACGCAAGGGACGTGTCCCGAAGAAGCCCGCAAAGCAATTTCACATGCCGGACAACGTCGAAACAGGTTTTACAAAGGCATCGAGCTTGACAGGGACATCGAAACCGgcagcaaagccaagaaCAAAACAAAATGAAACTCGGAAAGCTCGGATACCGACGCCAGAGCCTGTGCCGGTTCCAGACATAAATGATGTCCTGCTCACTCCCGCTCAACAGAAGGAACTAGAGCAGCACTACCAGAATGTAGGAGGCACTAGTCCAGAATTTATCCGCTATCCTCGAAGCGACGCCTTTCCCAAGCTGCAGTCAATTGGGCGACCAACGAAGATGGTGGGCCATGGCTCTCTCACACAGCGTGTTGTCGATGCCTTGCAACGAATAAATCAGATTGGGGCAGACTGCGAGGAGCGCTTCAAAGAAGTATTGGATCGTGAGGCAAAGCTGTCTTTCGAAGAGTCCCTTCTTTCTAGCAAGTGTGCAACTGCTGAACGCCGTCTGAGCTCAGCAAACTCCGGCCGAAAACTAAATGCACCCCAGTTTCCACTCGGGGATTCTGGAGATATCGACACTGATGTAGATTTCCCCTCGCCTAGCAAGCTGTTGTCAGATATTTTGGGCTATCAGCAGCCGAAACCGTTTCAACCTCCGCGCAAAGTCAGTCGTATCGAAGATGATTTCAACTTCCCAAACCCTACTGCTCTTTTGACACCGGATGCCGAGCGCAGAGATCACCCAAAACGGAGAAGGATTGTGCTCGATAATGACAGTGACGAGTAA